The proteins below come from a single Xiphophorus hellerii strain 12219 chromosome 14, Xiphophorus_hellerii-4.1, whole genome shotgun sequence genomic window:
- the LOC116732267 gene encoding uncharacterized protein LOC116732267 isoform X2 — protein MAKMRRGILQTLILQTLMRKRTSSKGSINFMICNIVEEKDGDLNEDDEEDNNGVVAGASRGRKRSREGPASKRRGKRSETHVDTQVKWKTEKETDHLLHPPLHFRYKTVLHHFIDIAVTNSYLIHKEMCAQLEQKAPKHQAFQEQLTVALCGVEPQAAPTTSYRHLPVAIFEGASVEDKATKGRRKCKLCGKCTPFMCEACKLPLCVIVDRNCHKDFHSSSGHAKK, from the exons ATGGCCAAAATGAGGAGAGGTATTCTTCAGACCCTGATACTGCAGACACTGATGAGGAAGAGGACTTCATCGAAGGGATCGATAAACTTCATGATAT GCAATATCGTGGAGGAGAAAGATGGCGATCTGaatgaggatgatgaagaggacAATAACGGTGTGGTGGCAGGTGCAagtagaggaagaaaaagaagtcGGGAGGGTCCAGCTAGTAAAAGGAGAGGCAAAAGGTCAGAAACTCATGTGGACACTCAAGTCAAGTGGAAAACAGAGAAGGAGACTGATCATTTGCTGCACCCCCCACTCCATTTCCGGTACAAGACGGTCCTGCACCATTTCATAGATATAGCTGTGACAAACAGCTATCTGATTCACAAAGAGATGTGTGCACAGCTGGAGCAGAAGGCTCCAAAACACCAGGCTTTCCAGGAGCAACTGACAGTAGCGCTTTGTGGAGTAGAGCCACAAGCAGCTCCGACTACCAGCTATCGGCACCTGCCTGTTGCAATTTTTGAAGGGGCATCCGTTGAAGACAAAGCAACAAAGGGAAGGAGAAAGTGCAAGCTTTGTGGAAAATGCACTCCATTCATGTGTGAAGCTTGCAAACTTCCTCTCTGTGTTATTGTGGACAGGAACTGCCACAAGGACTTCCACAGCTCCAGTGGGCatgctaaaaaataa
- the LOC116732267 gene encoding uncharacterized protein LOC116732267 isoform X1, whose protein sequence is MERHGVRRFYSASEVLELVTAQDGQNEERYSSDPDTADTDEEEDFIEGIDKLHDITGNIVEEKDGDLNEDDEEDNNGVVAGASRGRKRSREGPASKRRGKRSETHVDTQVKWKTEKETDHLLHPPLHFRYKTVLHHFIDIAVTNSYLIHKEMCAQLEQKAPKHQAFQEQLTVALCGVEPQAAPTTSYRHLPVAIFEGASVEDKATKGRRKCKLCGKCTPFMCEACKLPLCVIVDRNCHKDFHSSSGHAKK, encoded by the exons atggaaagACACGGAGTAAGAAGATTTTACTCTGCGTCCGAAGTCTTGGAGCTCGTCACCGCTCAAGATGGCCAAAATGAGGAGAGGTATTCTTCAGACCCTGATACTGCAGACACTGATGAGGAAGAGGACTTCATCGAAGGGATCGATAAACTTCATGATAT TACAGGCAATATCGTGGAGGAGAAAGATGGCGATCTGaatgaggatgatgaagaggacAATAACGGTGTGGTGGCAGGTGCAagtagaggaagaaaaagaagtcGGGAGGGTCCAGCTAGTAAAAGGAGAGGCAAAAGGTCAGAAACTCATGTGGACACTCAAGTCAAGTGGAAAACAGAGAAGGAGACTGATCATTTGCTGCACCCCCCACTCCATTTCCGGTACAAGACGGTCCTGCACCATTTCATAGATATAGCTGTGACAAACAGCTATCTGATTCACAAAGAGATGTGTGCACAGCTGGAGCAGAAGGCTCCAAAACACCAGGCTTTCCAGGAGCAACTGACAGTAGCGCTTTGTGGAGTAGAGCCACAAGCAGCTCCGACTACCAGCTATCGGCACCTGCCTGTTGCAATTTTTGAAGGGGCATCCGTTGAAGACAAAGCAACAAAGGGAAGGAGAAAGTGCAAGCTTTGTGGAAAATGCACTCCATTCATGTGTGAAGCTTGCAAACTTCCTCTCTGTGTTATTGTGGACAGGAACTGCCACAAGGACTTCCACAGCTCCAGTGGGCatgctaaaaaataa